Part of the Chrysiogenia bacterium genome, AGGTGAGCGCTGACAAAAAGGAACACTTCGGGATCTCGGACCTCAGCAAGGAGTTCGGCATCACTGCGCGCACCCTGCGCCACTACGAGGACGAGGGACTGCTCAAGCCCGAGCGCCGCGGCAGCCAGCGCCTCTACACGGCGGGCGACCGGGTGCGCCTCATTCTCATCCTTCGCGGCCGCGCGGTGGGTTTCTCCATTCCGGAGATCAAGGAAATCATCACGCTCTACAACCAGCCCACCGGCGTGCAGGCCCAGCGCAAACTGCTCCTTGAAAAAGTCGAGACCCGGCGCAAGCTGCTGCTGGAGAAGATGAGCGACCTCAAGCACATGCTCGGCGAACTTGACGCCCTGGAAAAGCGCGTGAAAAACGACGCCCCGTCGCGGAAGGGCACGAACAGGAAAAGGGCTCCGAAACGCCGCTGAGGGGCCTTTTGCGGCTTTTCGAAATTGACGTTTACGTAAACGTAAGGTACCGTCACCCTGTCCCCGGGCCCTCGGCACGCGGGGCGACACCGGAGGAAGACCATGTCCTTTTTGAACTTCG contains:
- a CDS encoding MerR family DNA-binding transcriptional regulator; translated protein: MSADKKEHFGISDLSKEFGITARTLRHYEDEGLLKPERRGSQRLYTAGDRVRLILILRGRAVGFSIPEIKEIITLYNQPTGVQAQRKLLLEKVETRRKLLLEKMSDLKHMLGELDALEKRVKNDAPSRKGTNRKRAPKRR